From the Lancefieldella sp. Marseille-Q7238 genome, one window contains:
- the whiA gene encoding DNA-binding protein WhiA, with protein sequence MSFTAEVKNELSRVPSSSQEADLAQLSALMRVTGTLSFHGARNYTVRIVTETGTVARTVVALARQLFGLGTSIEYRRSIMHKKRNYLLEISNQQALGDALVALGILTPETGIQQGIPRQLLYTKQARAAFVRGAFMAGGFVADPRKDFHLEIAVTGERFARDLVALIATAGITARLNHRNRHVQRLDRTKELYAVYLKSSDDIIAFLRLIGAENMAKVVFAARQMKLVRNNVNRGVNAEVANQKRSSDAAASQLRLIERVEKIVGIENLPPALQEFCRARRESPELSLAALGDSFVPPVSKSAMYHRLLRLEKIVEDAENFNNSV encoded by the coding sequence ATGTCATTTACCGCTGAGGTGAAAAACGAACTTTCGCGTGTGCCTTCCTCGTCACAGGAAGCTGATCTCGCGCAGCTTTCAGCGCTCATGCGCGTTACGGGCACGCTGTCCTTTCATGGAGCTCGCAACTATACCGTGCGCATCGTAACTGAGACAGGTACTGTTGCCCGCACTGTGGTAGCGCTTGCGCGTCAGCTCTTTGGTTTGGGCACGTCGATTGAGTATCGACGCTCTATCATGCATAAAAAACGCAACTATCTATTGGAGATTTCCAATCAGCAGGCGCTCGGAGACGCTCTGGTGGCTCTTGGCATTTTGACGCCCGAAACAGGTATTCAACAGGGAATTCCGCGCCAGCTTTTGTATACCAAGCAGGCTCGGGCAGCATTTGTACGGGGCGCTTTTATGGCGGGAGGTTTCGTTGCCGACCCGCGCAAAGATTTTCATTTAGAGATTGCGGTGACAGGCGAGCGTTTTGCTCGCGACCTTGTGGCACTTATCGCTACCGCAGGCATTACCGCACGACTCAATCACCGCAACCGCCATGTACAGCGACTGGATCGGACGAAAGAACTGTATGCGGTGTACCTGAAGAGTTCCGACGACATTATCGCTTTTTTACGCCTCATCGGCGCCGAAAACATGGCAAAGGTGGTGTTCGCGGCGCGTCAGATGAAGCTCGTGCGCAACAATGTCAATCGCGGCGTCAACGCTGAAGTGGCAAATCAAAAGCGCTCCTCCGACGCGGCCGCCTCTCAGCTTCGTCTGATTGAGCGTGTCGAGAAAATCGTGGGTATCGAGAACCTTCCCCCTGCGCTTCAGGAGTTTTGCCGCGCTCGCCGTGAAAGCCCCGAACTGTCTCTTGCAGCGTTAGGTGACTCTTTTGTGCCACCTGTCTCAAAATCAGCCATGTACCACCGGCTGCTACGCTTGGAAAAAATTGTTGAAGACGCAGAAAATTTCAATAACTCCGTTTAA
- the rapZ gene encoding RNase adapter RapZ — protein sequence MSQDKPVSAGKVSVPDIVIITGMSGSGRTQALHVFEDMGYYCIDNLPPALILQLAHVVGINSSIGRHLAVTCDLRSQGLFDDMLEVLHSLADHELTYSMVFLDSTDEVIMRRYDENRRRHPVAHRGETLEKAIRRERKQLAAVREAADVVIDTSTMRTTTLRNRLRRIFSELSDQQLLEVSVFSFGFKHGMPVEADLMIDVRFLPNPFYDPEMRVMTGLDERVAAYVLDNPTAKKFLKSWFELLDVIMPGYVAEGKSHLSIAVGCTGGQHRSVAIAKATAEHLLQAGYRATLSHRDLARANTRADG from the coding sequence ATGAGCCAAGACAAGCCTGTCTCAGCGGGGAAGGTTTCCGTGCCCGACATCGTGATTATTACCGGCATGTCGGGGTCCGGGCGTACGCAGGCGCTGCATGTCTTTGAAGACATGGGCTATTACTGCATCGATAACCTGCCGCCGGCGCTCATCCTGCAGCTTGCTCATGTGGTGGGAATCAATTCAAGCATCGGGCGACATCTGGCCGTTACCTGTGATTTACGCTCACAGGGTCTCTTTGACGACATGCTTGAGGTTCTGCATTCGCTTGCTGATCATGAGCTGACCTACAGCATGGTCTTTCTCGACTCGACCGACGAGGTCATCATGCGCCGCTATGACGAGAACCGTCGTCGGCATCCGGTGGCGCACCGGGGAGAAACACTGGAAAAAGCCATCAGGCGTGAGCGCAAGCAGCTTGCAGCGGTGCGTGAAGCGGCCGATGTGGTGATTGATACGTCTACCATGCGCACGACAACGCTTCGTAATCGTCTGCGCCGTATCTTTTCGGAACTTTCCGACCAGCAGCTTCTTGAAGTAAGCGTTTTCTCGTTCGGCTTTAAGCATGGCATGCCCGTTGAAGCGGATCTTATGATTGACGTGCGCTTCTTACCCAATCCGTTTTACGATCCGGAAATGCGTGTGATGACGGGGCTTGACGAGCGCGTTGCCGCCTATGTGCTCGATAATCCGACGGCCAAGAAATTCTTGAAATCGTGGTTTGAACTTTTAGACGTAATTATGCCGGGCTATGTCGCTGAAGGGAAGTCGCACCTCTCTATCGCCGTTGGTTGCACGGGAGGTCAGCACCGGAGTGTGGCTATCGCAAAGGCGACCGCCGAGCATCTTCTGCAGGCGGGGTACCGTGCTACACTTTCACATCGTGATCTCGCACGCGCCAATACGCGAGCAGATGGATAG
- a CDS encoding N-acetylmannosamine-6-phosphate 2-epimerase, with protein MSLNPLVQSLKGKLIVSVQAYPGEPLRHPETMAQMARACELGGAAAIRCQGLSDIAAIKGRVEIPVIGLWKEGHEGVYITPTLRHALAVVSAGADVVALDATDRARPDGRTFAETIRSLREATDALVMADCMTMDDIRRAVACGCDLVSTTLSHNKAAIDTTLDDGPDLPLLRQATTEFPGIAIICEGHVHTPADAKAAIDAGAWAVVSGTGITHPTSITSWFKAAIEA; from the coding sequence ATGTCATTAAATCCGCTTGTACAGTCTCTCAAAGGCAAACTCATAGTCAGTGTGCAGGCTTATCCTGGAGAGCCGCTTCGCCACCCCGAGACCATGGCGCAAATGGCGCGCGCTTGTGAGCTGGGAGGAGCCGCTGCCATCAGGTGCCAGGGGCTTTCTGATATCGCCGCCATTAAAGGGCGGGTGGAAATCCCCGTCATTGGTCTTTGGAAGGAGGGACACGAAGGCGTTTACATCACGCCCACCCTGCGCCACGCCCTCGCGGTTGTCAGTGCCGGAGCAGATGTGGTGGCGCTGGACGCGACCGATCGCGCGCGTCCTGACGGTAGGACGTTTGCAGAGACAATTCGCTCGCTCCGTGAGGCAACCGATGCGCTCGTCATGGCTGATTGCATGACTATGGACGATATACGCCGCGCCGTAGCGTGCGGTTGCGACTTGGTCTCAACCACGCTTTCGCATAACAAGGCGGCAATCGATACCACCCTCGATGACGGTCCCGATTTGCCGCTGCTCCGCCAGGCAACAACCGAATTCCCCGGCATTGCCATCATTTGTGAGGGGCATGTGCATACACCCGCGGATGCGAAGGCCGCCATTGACGCCGGCGCGTGGGCGGTCGTTTCCGGTACAGGCATCACACATCCAACCTCAATTACTTCGTGGTTCAAGGCGGCGATTGAAGCGTAG
- a CDS encoding ROK family protein, with protein MSYECDARKIAVAVDIGGTKIACGLVDLSAKEVPRVHDVTKISTEADQGGAHVLELVIESVKSALSRAAERGEKPVGVGISSAGVVDPRSGDITFANNLMPGWGGTPLARAVTEACGLPCTVLNDVHAHALGEARHGAGKDVSSVLVVAVGTGIGGAFVDHGTIMLGAHDEAGHIGHVAALAAAGVACSCGATGHLEPVAAGPGIIREYVRLGGIDSRDDGSPIDGAEIDFRANNGDIRAQAAEELSGRALGEVLGSMCNMLDPSAIILSGSVAECGPYWHNALHAAFESQAMPPVKTTPIIQGALGAEAPLIGAVENLFDPAYFETRNTCH; from the coding sequence GTGTCTTACGAATGCGATGCTCGAAAAATTGCTGTGGCCGTTGATATCGGTGGCACAAAGATTGCCTGCGGTCTTGTTGATCTGAGTGCGAAAGAGGTCCCGCGGGTGCACGATGTCACAAAGATTTCCACGGAGGCGGATCAAGGTGGCGCCCATGTGCTTGAGCTGGTGATTGAGTCGGTTAAAAGCGCTCTTTCCCGTGCGGCAGAGCGCGGCGAGAAGCCCGTGGGGGTCGGCATTTCTTCGGCAGGTGTCGTGGATCCGCGCAGCGGCGATATTACCTTCGCCAATAATTTGATGCCCGGTTGGGGCGGTACTCCTCTTGCCCGCGCCGTCACCGAAGCGTGCGGTCTTCCGTGCACGGTGCTCAATGACGTGCATGCCCATGCGCTTGGCGAAGCGCGCCATGGTGCCGGCAAAGACGTATCTTCCGTATTGGTGGTCGCCGTGGGAACGGGTATCGGCGGCGCATTCGTAGACCACGGCACTATCATGCTCGGTGCTCATGACGAAGCCGGTCATATAGGACACGTCGCCGCTTTGGCAGCCGCGGGCGTGGCTTGTTCTTGCGGAGCTACAGGACACCTTGAACCTGTTGCCGCAGGCCCCGGCATCATCCGCGAATATGTACGGCTGGGAGGTATTGACAGCCGCGATGACGGTTCTCCTATAGACGGCGCGGAAATTGATTTTCGCGCAAACAATGGAGACATACGCGCCCAAGCGGCGGAGGAGCTCTCCGGACGGGCGCTGGGGGAGGTTTTGGGCAGCATGTGCAATATGCTTGACCCTTCAGCCATCATTCTTTCAGGCTCTGTGGCGGAGTGCGGACCGTATTGGCACAACGCTTTGCATGCGGCGTTTGAGAGCCAGGCGATGCCTCCGGTCAAGACGACGCCCATCATACAAGGAGCGCTGGGTGCCGAAGCCCCGCTTATAGGCGCTGTCGAAAATCTCTTTGATCCCGCGTATTTTGAAACGAGAAACACATGTCATTAA
- a CDS encoding dihydrodipicolinate synthase family protein → MSTDFVFRGVIPPVVTPDTEDRQLDVASLERSIERMIDAGVDGLFFLGSSGEVVFATDDRRDQIVREAVRIVAGRVPVLVGIIDTQTERVLEHGYRALELGADALVATAPFYALEGEVETEEHFRIIHAELGAPLFAYDIPVCVHTKLPWKLLARLGAEGVLAGVKDSSGDDISFRYLVQENEKNGHPMALLTGHEIVVDGALLSGADGSVPGLANIEPEGYVRMWKAAQREDWTSVKREQDRLNEISHIFDVTSGVQGYGAGVGAFKCALHLMGIFDTPQMPRPVKPLSAENVEAIRAVLVKNELL, encoded by the coding sequence ATGTCCACAGATTTTGTATTCAGAGGAGTCATTCCCCCCGTTGTTACTCCGGATACCGAAGACCGTCAGCTTGACGTAGCTTCACTGGAGCGCTCCATTGAGCGCATGATTGACGCCGGCGTTGATGGTTTGTTTTTCCTCGGTTCGTCAGGGGAAGTTGTTTTTGCCACCGATGATCGCCGCGATCAGATTGTCCGCGAGGCGGTCCGTATTGTCGCAGGCCGCGTTCCGGTATTGGTGGGCATTATCGATACGCAAACTGAGCGCGTGCTTGAGCACGGTTATCGTGCACTTGAGCTGGGAGCCGATGCGCTTGTGGCAACAGCGCCATTCTATGCCCTGGAAGGAGAGGTCGAGACGGAAGAACACTTCCGCATCATCCACGCCGAGCTGGGTGCGCCCCTGTTTGCCTACGACATTCCCGTGTGCGTGCATACGAAGCTTCCCTGGAAGCTGCTTGCGCGCTTGGGCGCGGAAGGGGTTCTCGCGGGCGTAAAAGATTCGTCCGGTGACGACATATCGTTCCGTTATCTGGTGCAGGAAAACGAAAAGAACGGCCATCCTATGGCGCTTCTGACCGGTCACGAAATTGTGGTCGATGGCGCGCTTTTGTCTGGCGCAGACGGCTCCGTTCCGGGTCTTGCCAACATTGAGCCCGAAGGCTACGTCCGTATGTGGAAGGCTGCGCAGAGGGAGGATTGGACCTCGGTCAAGCGCGAACAGGATCGGCTGAACGAAATATCCCACATTTTTGACGTTACTTCGGGCGTACAGGGATACGGCGCCGGCGTTGGCGCCTTCAAGTGCGCTCTTCACCTTATGGGAATTTTTGACACGCCGCAGATGCCTCGCCCCGTGAAGCCACTTTCTGCTGAGAACGTCGAGGCGATCCGCGCGGTTCTTGTTAAAAATGAGCTGCTGTAA
- a CDS encoding acetylxylan esterase translates to MRTVSSYREMLQNYRGRASRPDVFDAFWAQTCSLNEPEVTEVQKAPVSSASLVCEEFTCRASDGVFLKVHTLRPAGATPRPTVVLYTDLGRKARGWLHLARFASLGFAVVAPETRELPAKAHALFEKAWKGEVSAPELAAYGFSTSATRVAGAEDAPAAMDMAGAMSAAAATDAAITELARATPLFQLISDAYAVARAAQSLPYVAADCLMTWGEGLGGTLALDIAALLGPECAGMMAQNPFFADSVDIAAEKLFGAEAALKNAQVISAFSLLDTTSFAEKVTCPTLMACSLEDQASPPEGTFAAYNRIPATCKRIAVYPKHAHERINDFENLQIDFLLTRSGGRL, encoded by the coding sequence ATGAGGACCGTTTCGTCATATAGGGAAATGCTTCAAAACTATCGCGGACGCGCTTCACGGCCAGATGTGTTTGATGCGTTTTGGGCGCAGACCTGCTCGCTCAATGAGCCGGAGGTGACAGAGGTGCAGAAGGCCCCTGTGAGCTCTGCGAGCCTCGTATGCGAAGAGTTCACCTGCCGCGCTTCTGACGGCGTTTTTCTCAAAGTGCATACGCTGCGTCCTGCTGGAGCGACTCCTAGGCCAACCGTTGTGCTCTATACCGATCTTGGCCGAAAAGCGCGCGGCTGGTTACACCTGGCGCGCTTCGCTTCTCTGGGCTTTGCCGTTGTGGCCCCCGAAACTCGAGAACTTCCCGCAAAGGCGCACGCGCTTTTCGAAAAAGCATGGAAAGGCGAGGTTAGTGCCCCTGAATTGGCGGCATATGGCTTCAGTACAAGCGCAACGCGCGTGGCGGGCGCGGAGGACGCGCCAGCCGCGATGGACATGGCAGGCGCGATGAGCGCGGCAGCCGCAACGGACGCCGCCATCACTGAGCTCGCGCGTGCGACCCCACTCTTTCAGCTGATATCTGACGCGTATGCAGTGGCTCGTGCGGCGCAATCGCTTCCATATGTTGCTGCCGACTGTCTTATGACCTGGGGAGAAGGACTTGGTGGCACGCTTGCTTTGGACATCGCGGCTCTGCTCGGCCCCGAATGTGCGGGAATGATGGCGCAAAATCCCTTCTTTGCCGACAGCGTGGACATCGCGGCGGAGAAGCTCTTTGGCGCTGAGGCAGCGCTGAAGAACGCGCAGGTTATCTCCGCTTTCAGTCTTCTCGACACGACTAGTTTCGCGGAAAAAGTCACCTGCCCGACGCTTATGGCGTGCTCGCTGGAAGATCAGGCGTCTCCACCTGAAGGAACGTTTGCGGCATACAATCGCATTCCTGCGACGTGCAAGCGGATAGCGGTGTATCCCAAACATGCGCATGAGCGCATCAACGATTTTGAAAACTTGCAAATTGACTTTTTGCTGACGCGCTCAGGCGGTAGACTTTAA